A single Mustela lutreola isolate mMusLut2 chromosome X, mMusLut2.pri, whole genome shotgun sequence DNA region contains:
- the LOC131821767 gene encoding histone H2A-Bbd type 1 yields the protein MPGRRSPWHYPRHRRHSLSRSMRAELQFPVSRVDRLLRQGRYAQRLSSSTPIFLTGVLEYLTANILELAGQEARNNNKIRITPEHVQRALSSHQHLSRLFEDSACPQVEGVPQPRKCGGLGPRANNLI from the coding sequence ATGCCTGGGAGAAGAAGCCCCTGGCACTATCCTAGACATAGGAGGCACAGTCTGTCCCGCTCCATGAGAGCTGAGCTCCAATTCCCGGTTAGCCGCGTGGACCGCCTCCTGAGACAGGGTCGCTATGCTCAGCGCCTGAGCTCATCTACACCGATCTTCCTCACGGGCGTTCTCGAGTACCTGACGGCCAACATCCTCGAGCTGGCGGGCCAGGAGGCTCGCAACAACAACAAGATACGCATCACCCCAGAGCACGTGCAGAGGGCCCTGAGCAGCCACCAGCACCTGAGCCGCCTCTTTGAGGACAGCGCCTGCCCTCAGGTGGAGGGGGTGCCCCAGCCCAGAAAGTGCGGCGGCCTGGGTCCCAGAGCCAACAACCTCATCTAG
- the LOC131821966 gene encoding huntingtin-interacting protein M, translated as MSGKKNHGSSHQTQAHLITTELRFPVSYVDRLLQEDQYTHRLSSSTTDFLLAMLDYLTDYILDLVGTEANNNNMVTAPQDVERAVNSGGDPHPHLKDTAFTLFDEMPGSRRNG; from the coding sequence ATGTCAGGAAAGAAAAACCATGGGAGCTCCCATCAGACTCAAGCCCATCTTATAACAACTGAGCTCCGGTTCCCTGTGAGCTACGTGGACCGCCTCCTGCAGGAGGACCAATACACACATCGCCTGAGTTCATCCACAACTGACTTCCTCCTTGCCATGCTTGACTACCTCACTGACTACATCCTGGACCTGGTCGGCACTGaggccaacaacaacaacatggtGACCGCCCCACAAGATGTGGAGAGAGCAGTGAACAGCGGTGGAGACCCTCATCCACACTTGAAGGATACAGCATTCACACTGTTCGATGAGATGCCTGGATCCAGAAGAAATGGCTAA